A region of the Prevotella intermedia ATCC 25611 = DSM 20706 genome:
GAGCAGGAACATTATGGCGAACCAAGGCACCTGTATCTTGTTCTTCTGCCCCTCTGTGCCCTCACGTTTCGCAACGTCTTTCGCCACGAAAAAGGCGATGACGAGCAACACGGGAACAAGCATCATTACACGAATCATCTTCACGATAATGGCATTGTCGCTGATGGCGGCTCCCATAGCGTTGCCCGCTCCCACGACATGGGCCACTTCGTGAATGGTGGAACCTGCGAAAATGCCCATCTGCTGAGCGGGCAAATCGAACACGCCAGCACGATAAAGCACTGGATAAAGGAACATGGAGAGCGTACCGAAGATAACCACCGTTGCCACAGCCACAGCAGTCTTGTAGGGTTTCGGACGTATTGCGCCGTCCACACCCATCACGGCTGCAGCGCCGCAGATGGCACTACCGCAAGCCGTAAGCAAGGCAATGCTGCGGTCCATCTTCAGAAGTCTGCCCACGAAAAGTCCAATCAGAATGGTGGCAGTAACCACAATGGCGTCTATGATAATCGCTGGCAGTCCAACGGCGGTAATGTCTTGGAAGGTGAGCTTGAAGCCATAAAGAATGATACCGAAGCGTAGAATGCGTTTCGAGCAAAATACGATGCCTGGCGTCCACGTTTCAGGCAAGTTGTTGCGCAGGCTGTTGGCATAGAGCATACCAAGAATGATGCCGACAATCATCGGCGAAAACGACAAGGCTTTGGCGAAACGCATATCGCCGAGATAGAAAGCTGCACACGCAAAGAGTGCCATCAAGAGCACTCCGTGAAGCATACTGCTGCGTTGTTCTGTAATTTTCATTTTGTTTTTCTTATTTTTATTCTCTGTTAA
Encoded here:
- a CDS encoding YeiH family protein, which translates into the protein MKITEQRSSMLHGVLLMALFACAAFYLGDMRFAKALSFSPMIVGIILGMLYANSLRNNLPETWTPGIVFCSKRILRFGIILYGFKLTFQDITAVGLPAIIIDAIVVTATILIGLFVGRLLKMDRSIALLTACGSAICGAAAVMGVDGAIRPKPYKTAVAVATVVIFGTLSMFLYPVLYRAGVFDLPAQQMGIFAGSTIHEVAHVVGAGNAMGAAISDNAIIVKMIRVMMLVPVLLVIAFFVAKDVAKREGTEGQKNKIQVPWFAIMFLLVICFNSFNLLPEEVVKGIVTLDTFLLTMAMTALGAETSIDKFKKAGFKPFLLAAIIYCWLIGGGYCLARFVVPMLM